AAGTAAATTggcgtgatttttttatttgctcTTGAGGACTAAACAACGATGATTACCCGATTAGGTTATTGCTTGACATTTTTTGTGGGGATTATATTGCAATTACTCGATTATACAATTCTGAACTTGTGCTATTATTCAGAGCATGTTTAAGTATTACTTGACacacaaatcaaaaaaattaaaagaaaaataaaatagtcacatcaaattatattactttaattattttttatttttatatttatgttttttgggtGTGTGCCCAACAAATCACATTTATGGTTGTGCCTATTAAAGAATTCTTcttgacaaattttttttttttgaacaagcaatatttttttttataatgatgaGGGCCTAAGCTCAATTAATTTGACAATATTGGTAAAGGTTAAGTTGGAAAACCTTAACTTCAAGTTTGTAAAGCGACAAGCGAATAGAGTTGTTCACTTCTTAGTAAGGGCGGCCTATTCTATGTCTAGTCGTCGTCTTTTTGAGTCGATTTCTCGTTGTATTGAAAGctatttgattaatgaaatgaattgagtttccttttgtgaaaaaaagaagaagttggAAAACCTTAACTAgtgtttaattatattatttatacaatTTCAATGTTATTATAAGGTTCATAAATGGATAAGGACATATTATAGATGACATAGTGAGCTATTAGCCACAAGCCTAAATAttcacacaattttttttaaaaaataatagaaaagatAATGAAATGATGTtatgtgactaaattattttatatttaaatttttcaattgTGTGTGcgcctaaatattttttatttgagtttatgtCTTTATTAGAATTTTTGTGACATAGTTGGGTTAGATCAATGTTAGGTTAGAATTTCTAtctattttctatatataaataaactatCTAGTCTAATCTAATTGTAGTTCcatatgaaaattattttttataacaattgcTTACTAATGATAATAATAAGGTCCATCATTATTTTTATCGTAATTAAGGGTCCATATCTAAGATAGTACTACAAATATTTATAGAGTTTGCCATCGGTTACTTAACCCAATTTCAGTTACGGTTAACTAAGTGAAGTTTAACTATCCACCATAACAGTTATGAGTCCAATGACTAACTAACTACGACACAGTAATAGGACATAATTAACAATTCTAGAGTGAAGCTTTATCTCATGAaagctatgaagcacaaacaccaGAACCTTATTTAAGATGATAAGGGATCcgcgtcatctcatctaagtgtTTTTGAGTTTCTATTTGTTTTCATTCCAACACAATCAGACCGGTCATTGAATTGATATGTTTACGGGTTCAAAGTTCAATCGGTTGGACTAAGGTTCAATCAGATCAaaacgtttttaattaaaattttatatatttaaataataatatatgaaaatttaaatatatttttataaaaattgaatgaGTTTACCTTTTACtttttattagaatttaatttatatgcaccgtcagtgtaaagttattttgcacatgcgtccaataatataccgacacatcatgtatggtaattaaaaacacataatgtgtcatattcattaaatgatgtggcaacgcgttaTTGGATttatgtgtaaaaaatatttacaccgacggtgcacaacaattaaactctttttatagagtcatattttttcattatgttgttttttttcttcgctaaaattaaaaaaactaaataaagcaactattttgtaccaaaaaaaaaaaaagcaactaTTTAGTATATATCTATTTACTAGTAGTATACGATCCAAAAATTAGTTTCCGTTGGGACTTCGTTTTAATTttaagagaagagaagagagagaatcACAATGTAACCCTAGTCCAATTCACCGTCACACTCAGCTCCTCTCCACCGTCACACTCAGCTCCTCCCCACCGTCACGAACAGGATTCAACGAATCAACATGCCACCGTCACGAATGAAGGAACTCGCCCAATCACGAAAGAAATCGCCCAATCTCTCACCGCTTGCGAAGAAATCACACGAATTTAATTTTGGTGAAGTCATTATCCCTTTTccccttttctttttctatcaaTTCTTGGtaatttgaaaaatcaattatcAATTCTTCGAACATGTATGTTTACCCTATTTTTTTTGCTGTGTATTTGTTCAAATGTTAGGTTTTTGGCAACAGCTTTGGGTGTTTGTAGTTCCAAAAGTACATCTTGTTTCTTGGGTACGTACGAGTACAAATTTGTTTGCTTTGTTTGTAGTttcaaaaaaccaaaaattaagagaaaataaGATGGCCATGTTATAATAACCTAGCAAAATTAAATCTTGTTGATGATATCTTGAAATCTAAAGATGATTGAAGTTGAAGCTTAAGAATAGATTGGgagttttttctgttttttgaataacctgtttacataaatgatGGTTAACTCTTTGTAAATCTCTTATTTcttgaaaaatttataataaacaattggtttatttttatttttgataaaaaaaagtcaaaatacatcaagatgaaaggaaaacaaaattacaaggAATACTTCTCTCGATTAAAgtacaaaacagaaaataacaGAAAAATTAATGGTAATCAGAAGATAAAACACCCGATTATATCCCAAATCTAGTGTTACACAACAACTTATAAGTACTTGCATAGTTCAAGGTTTGGCGGCTATGTTGGAATTTTTATTATGTTACCTTCAATTTACTGTAGCATTGTGATTTTAACATAGGAAATTTAGTTAATATTGTTCATTGTAGTTCAACATATGTGTATCtaataattgttttacattTTCTCTTAACCAATACTTTCTATTTACTGTTCTCAGTTTGACACTAAAGACTACGTACTTAATCTTCCTTTACCAGAGTGTTGGGTGGTAAGGCAATTTTGTTTCAACACCTTCTTGAAACTTTTACTTATCAATATTTTATGTTCCCGTAGACAAGGTCAAGGATGATTGAGTTGGTATCAAAACGTTTGGCTACATTAGAGGTATGGTAGTTGTAGTGTTGTATTTGCATACAATTTTGTAACTAGTTTTTTGTTGTTGCGATTAACTGCATACTAGTTAGACGAACTTTGATTGGATTGTTTCAGTGGTGGACTTGATTTTATTGACTTGTGTGTTTCACTTAAACACTCTGGCTCTCTTTTTATGTATGCGGGTCATGAGTGTGGAGCTTATGCAAAAAACAGTTTTGGAAATTTGTATGCTCACAAGAGATTATGTCTTTTTTTATGTTCCCTCTTTCTATTTACCTTGCAATTAATGTTTTCTCTCCTTTGTTATGATTGATGGTCATCAGCAAATGGCAAATAGCATGAAATTATcagaatgatttttttctagGAATATGATTATTGTAGTG
This portion of the Trifolium pratense cultivar HEN17-A07 linkage group LG3, ARS_RC_1.1, whole genome shotgun sequence genome encodes:
- the LOC123918213 gene encoding uncharacterized protein LOC123918213 isoform X3 — its product is MPPSRMKELAQSRKKSPNLSPLAKKSHEFNFGFWQQLWVFVVPKVHLVSWFDTKDYVLNLPLPECWVTRSRMIELVSKRLATLERNHRKHMCISMELVAAVFGDHGQRPHEDYGVATSVTELGNGKPKFYSTRDNLFLHKMASTNKSRVVVLNKKISLFLLCCL
- the LOC123918213 gene encoding uncharacterized protein LOC123918213 isoform X1 codes for the protein MPPSRMKELAQSRKKSPNLSPLAKKSHEFNFGFWQQLWVFVVPKVHLVSWFDTKDYVLNLPLPECWVTRSRMIELVSKRLATLERNHRKHMCISMELVAAVFGDHGQRPHEDYVVATTVTELGNGKPKFYSTRDNLFLHKMAITNKSRVVVLNKKISLFLLCCL
- the LOC123918213 gene encoding uncharacterized protein LOC123918213 isoform X2 — its product is MPPSRMKELAQSRKKSPNLSPLAKKSHEFNFGFWQQLWVFVVPKVHLVSWFDTKDYVLNLPLPECWVTRSRMIELVSKRLATLERNHRKHMCISMELVAAVFGDHGQRPHEDYVATTVTELGNGKPKFYSTRDNLFLHKMAITNKSRVVVLNKKISLFLLCCL